The genomic window GCGTTgggtagccttcttcacaagaggcaAATCATTGTGGTTGACGACAACGTTGTGAACCTTAAAGTGGCTGCTGGTGCTCTCAAGAAGTATGGTGCAGAAGTAATTTGTGCAGACAGTGGGAAGAAAGCAATCGCATTGCTAAAACCACCTCACAGTTTTGATGCTTGTTTCATGGACATACAAATGCCAGAAATGGATGGGTAAGTCTTTAAGTGGCTGCTCACCATTTCCTTCGAGTATTAATCTGCCAGTCATAAATTACTGAAGTTTTATCATGCATTTTTTTCCAGGTTTGAAGCCACCAAGAGGATCAGAATGATGGAACGAGAGCTAAATGAGCGGATAGAACGCGGAGAAGCGCCACCAGAATGTGCTAACGTTCGGAGGTGGCGAACTCCGATATTGGCCATGACGGCAGATGTTATCCAGGCAACATGTGAGCAGTGCTTGAAATGTGAAATGGATGGCTATGTCTCCAAGCCATTCGAAGGGGAGCAGTTGTACAGAGAAGTAACTCGATTTTTCCAAAGTCATGACCATGTTCAGTAGGTAGGTCTATATGGATTGTAAATTAGTGGAGGATGTCGCCACACAGCTCATGGCATTGGCGCGGAGGAGTTTGTTGAAGCTGCAGTGCTCCCAAGAGTAAGTTCCTCTGTAATTTGTTCCCTCCTATCTGCATCCATGTTTCTTTCTTATTTAAGAATCGAACTAGCGCTGGTAGGCAAAAGAAAATGTGATATGCATATTTATAAAGCTTAAAGCAATTCTTAGCAGGCCTTCTTGCTGAAGTTTGTTTGTGGTGGTTTGGTTCTAAAGGACTACTATTACAATTTCTTAAAGCAAGCTCTGATTTTGAGATCTCCGAGATCATTATATTATACACCGCGGAATCCTTCATGTCTAATGTCATGATTTTTCTTATTATTCCAGGTATGAGCTTAAAAACCTGGAGATGGAGCCACCCAGGCTCTGTTTCTTGGTACACCATCCCACCAAGAGGCAAAGAAAAAAGGTGTAAAGCTCTTGGAGCCGGGACGCACGTGCGGCATTTTGTTCAGCAACTTCTCGGAGACGGCCTGCGTGAAAAAAGGCCGCCAACCATATACGCTGACCGCAGGTTTCAGCTCGACCGGCGTCCTCCGCCTTTGTAATGTAAATGTAAAATGTAGGGAGAGCAAAATTTTCCTTCCTTTTTCCTCCCGGGGAATTGTATGGGTGTACATAATTAGGTGCTGGTGGTTTGTGCAGGAATTTCCATTTTGTGCATTTGAATGTGTTTTTTTGCGCCGTGTGTCCCAAGCTGTAAGTCATCACACATTCAAAGCTGAAGCCTTCCTTTTCTTGAACTCTCAGCTGCTGTGTTCTTCTCCTTTCCTGTCCCTATCAGAGTCCTCAACCTCCTGAAGCCTCTCCTGCTGTTGGTTGggttctcttctcttctcttctctacCCAGCTAGTAATAAACATGCATATCCTAATGGTGGTGTGGCTTTTGTGGCGTCTCCGTCCGATGAAAACGGCTTTTGCCTGACGTCACCCACCCATGGCTAAACCCTTGTTTATTACGTGGTCCGGGCCGCTGTCACGGGACCTAACTGCCGCATTATGCCATCGTTCCCCAAGGTCTCCAAACTGACGCACTTTCTTGCGGTGGGGGCTAAACTAATCATGGTGGTTGCAATGGTGTAATCCTGTGTTTACTTGCCCCAGCGTTGCCCTTGTGCTTGTCCCGGTGCTTACCGGCCTCCAttgacatatataatgtctttTATCTATGGTTGTGCTGGTGCCTTTGTCAATGAAACCGGCGGATTCAACCACCT from Triticum urartu cultivar G1812 unplaced genomic scaffold, Tu2.1 TuUngrouped_contig_4625, whole genome shotgun sequence includes these protein-coding regions:
- the LOC125528088 gene encoding probable histidine kinase 3 — translated: MKPLRASMLQASLRRALGGVDKVNGKNGVVGNSALGSLLHKRQIIVVDDNVVNLKVAAGALKKYGAEVICADSGKKAIALLKPPHSFDACFMDIQMPEMDGFEATKRIRMMERELNERIERGEAPPECANVRRWRTPILAMTADVIQATCEQCLKCEMDGYVSKPFEGEQLYREVTRFFQSHDHVQ